The nucleotide window TCGGGGTCATAGCCGGGTAGCCCAAGTTCGCGACGCAACAGTTCGGCGCTGCGTTCGGCGAACATCGAAATGGTCAAAAACGGGTTTACTCCGATGGCTCGGGGAATCACCGAGGCGTCGCAGACATAGAGCCCGTCGTAGGTACCCCCGTCGGGGTGGAACACGCGTCCGGCGTGGTCGACTACGCCGGCATCGACGTTGTCGGAGGTAGCGCATCCACCCATCGGGTGGGCGGTGATTAGGTGCTTGCCCAGAAAACGCTTGTCCCACCGAGGGTTCTTGAGGTAAATCCCACCGACCGCCTCGACCGCCGGCTTCATGATCGCGTCAACGTCGCGGTAGACCGCCTCGGTGGGTGCCCCGGGCCAAACGATCTTGACCGAGCCATTCCTGCGCAACATCAGCTCGCCGTCGGAGTTGTCGTGAACCATGATCAGGAACCCCAGCGAGTGGTTCATCGCCCCGTCGGTGTTGAACCTGATGTCGCGGCGCCAGCGGTCGAGTTTCGCCGATCGTAGGTCGCGATAGTTGGTTGCGGCCAACCCCATCAACCCCAGCCGGAAACTGTCGACGAGGGCACGAGGCAGCGAGAGGTCCTCGACAGTGAACCGCTTGCGCAAGTCGGATTGATGGGCGCCGAAACGCATTACGGCGGTGATGCTCGGCCCGCACGCAAGCTCGGATCGCGGCGGGCCGTCGGTAGTGGCCCAGGTTTGCGTGTCGGTGCGCATGTCGGTGTTGTAGGCGATGGCGAAGTTGTCGCCGTTGCCGCTGAAGTTCTTGCCCAACCGGGTGGACAGTCTCAGCCCGGCCTGTCTCGAGCGCATCAGGATCGCGTTGGACCCCAGTGTGCCGGCGGCGATCACGACGCGACGGGCAAGGATGGCAGTCTCGGCGTGCCGGCGTTTCGCCCCCGTGTGCCGGATGATCACTCGCCACCGACCGTCATCGGCGGGTTCGATTCGTTGAGCTTCGGTGCCACAGAACATGTGCACGCCATGGTGCGCGGCCATAGGCAAATAGTTGGTCATCAGGGTGTTCTTTGACCCGGTGTTGTCGCCGGTACCGTCGCCGCCGTGGTTGGGGCACCGTCGCCGCTGCACGCCGTACTTGCTGACCCGATCCTCGCTACTCACGGTGATATCCAGAATCTGCAACTGTGCGCCCGCGTTCTTCGCGATCTGCGAGAATGCCTCGACCCGACGCAGCGGCACCTGCTGTGCGTAGGGCAGCGCTCCCAGCATGCGACGGGCCCGGGCGAAATATTCCTCCAACCCGCCGACCCCGTCCCCCTGCTGGTCGACCAATTCCTGGAACTGTCGCGGCCATGACGCCAGGAACACTTCTCGATCGGGCGCGATCGCCACGTTGAAGTTGATCAACGAGGTACCGCCGAGTCCATTCGCGCGGATCACGTCGATGGTCTTGAATCGTTCGATCTCGATGAGACCCAGTGGATTCGACGAGGAGCGAAGTTGAGCCAGCGCGGTCTTCTCGGACTCGGGGAAGGTGCCGGTCGGATGCTCAGCACCGCGCTCCAGCAAGGCGATCGCGAGTTGGCCACCGGCGGTCGCATTGGCGACCGCCAGTCGTGCCGCGGTGATAGCACCGCCGTAACCGGAGCCCAGGATCAGTACGTCGTACTCGC belongs to Mycobacterium basiliense and includes:
- a CDS encoding GMC oxidoreductase — its product is MTDVAGSLATSTAALRSEYDVLILGSGYGGAITAARLAVANATAGGQLAIALLERGAEHPTGTFPESEKTALAQLRSSSNPLGLIEIERFKTIDVIRANGLGGTSLINFNVAIAPDREVFLASWPRQFQELVDQQGDGVGGLEEYFARARRMLGALPYAQQVPLRRVEAFSQIAKNAGAQLQILDITVSSEDRVSKYGVQRRRCPNHGGDGTGDNTGSKNTLMTNYLPMAAHHGVHMFCGTEAQRIEPADDGRWRVIIRHTGAKRRHAETAILARRVVIAAGTLGSNAILMRSRQAGLRLSTRLGKNFSGNGDNFAIAYNTDMRTDTQTWATTDGPPRSELACGPSITAVMRFGAHQSDLRKRFTVEDLSLPRALVDSFRLGLMGLAATNYRDLRSAKLDRWRRDIRFNTDGAMNHSLGFLIMVHDNSDGELMLRRNGSVKIVWPGAPTEAVYRDVDAIMKPAVEAVGGIYLKNPRWDKRFLGKHLITAHPMGGCATSDNVDAGVVDHAGRVFHPDGGTYDGLYVCDASVIPRAIGVNPFLTISMFAERSAELLRRELGLPGYDPDTEADDRI